The nucleotide window GACGATCTTATTCTTGCAATATAGGCGGACGCCTTCTCGTTTTTTAGGGCGAGGCGAGCGAGCTTGTCCGGCCAGCAGTCAACTTGAAGACGATACCGCAGCCTTGACTGCATGGACCGATCCCGCCGCTCACGGTCGTGCCGTAGAGATTGCCCGATGCATCGCGCGTGACGCCGCCGTATGGAACTTCACCGTCCTTCTTTCCGCCGGTGAACGTGTGCAGTATTGACTCCTTGCCGCGCGAATCGATTTCGAAGACGACGCCGCACGCGTAACCGCCGTTGCACGTGTCGTCGCCGCCGAAGGACGTCGTGCCGTAGAGATTGCCCTGCTTATCGATAATCAAGGTTTCGTTGGGGACCGCGCCGTCGGGACTGCCGGCAAAGACGTGCAGCACTTTGAATTTATGCTTGCGGTTGAGGCGAAAGACGGTACCGCAACCCGGGTTGCCGCCCTTCTTATTGCAGCTTGTGTTGCCGAAGTTCTGGGCCGTGCCGTAGAGGTTGCCCGCAGGATCCATCATGAGGCCGCCGTACGGATTGCCGCCATCGCTCGTGCCGTATAGAGCGTGCTCAGCGTGCCGCTCGCGCTCAACTCGAAGATCGTCCCGCAGCCGCCGACGCAGCCCGGGTTTCCGCCGGCATACGCGGCACCGTATAGGTTGCCGGAGGCATCGCGAATGACGCCTTTGTACGGACGGCCGCCGTCGGCGCCGTCGGTAAAGGAGTAGAGGACGGTCTCTTTACCCGTTTTGCTCAATTTGAAGATCGTGCCGTACTCATCGGTGCCGCCGTACGCCGTCGTGCCGTAGAGATTCCCAGACGAATCGGCGACGAGCGGGGCTTGGGGATCTTGGCCGTCGGGCCGGCGGCTTCCAAAGTTTCCGCGGAACCGATAGAGCAGACGCTCCTTGCCGTTCGGGCCGATCTTGAAGATCGTGCCGCAGCCGTCGCCCCCGTACGCGAAGCACGTGTAGACGTTGCCGCCGACTGCCGTCGTCCCGTAGAGCGTACCGTGCACGAGCAGCAGCGAGGCGAAGGGTTCGCTCGCGTCGGGCGTGCCGGCGAAGCTGTACGTCACGTGGTATTTTCCGGCGGCATCGATCTCGTACACGGCACCGCAACCTGAATCGTAACCGCCGGGGCAGTCTTGATTCGCGCCGCCCTCGATCGTCGTGCCGTAGAGATTACCGGCCGAGTCGAGGATGACGCCGGCTTCCGGACTCGCAGCATCCGGGCTGCTCTCGAAACGGTGAAGCAGCGTCTCGGTGTAACCGCTCGTGCCGCTGGGCTGCCGCGCCGACGAGCGTTGCGCGACGTTGGGCGTGACGGGCGCCGCACAGCCCGCCGCCAGGACGATCGAGAGCGAGCAGATCGCGAGGGCGTAACGA belongs to Candidatus Cybelea sp. and includes:
- a CDS encoding choice-of-anchor tandem repeat GloVer-containing protein translates to MMDPAGNLYGTAQNFGNTSCNKKGGNPGCGTVFRLNRKHKFKVLHVFAGSPDGAVPNETLIIDKQGNLYGTTSFGGDDTCNGGYACGVVFEIDSRGKESILHTFTGGKKDGEVPYGGVTRDASGNLYGTTVSGGIGPCSQGCGIVFKLTAGRTSSLASP
- a CDS encoding choice-of-anchor tandem repeat GloVer-containing protein, which produces MRRYALAICSLSIVLAAGCAAPVTPNVAQRSSARQPSGTSGYTETLLHRFESSPDAASPEAGVILDSAGNLYGTTIEGGANQDCPGGYDSGCGAVYEIDAAGKYHVTYSFAGTPDASEPFASLLLVHGTLYGTTAVGGNVYTCFAYGGDGCGTIFKIGPNGKERLLYRFRGNFGSRRPDGQDPQAPLVADSSGNLYGTTAYGGTDEYGTIFKLSKTGKETVLYSFTDGADGGRPYKGVIRDASGNLYGAAYAGGNPGCVGGCGTIFELSASGTLSTLYTARAMAAIRTAAS